From the bacterium genome, one window contains:
- a CDS encoding DUF4159 domain-containing protein has protein sequence MRPLCAALLTWACVLLLGAVPDACGSESLGRVRIARLHYDGGGDWYCDPSSLPNWLETFQQRTGVPTADTDAVVTLDSEDLHRYPFLYVSGHGRIALDDADRRTLRRYLDAGGFLYADDNYGLDPSFRRLVAELYPEEELVPLGSDHPIYSSFYVLPGLPKIHQHDGEPAQGYGVSRNGRLVLFYSWSSDIGDGLEDPDVHGDPPEVREAAARMAVNVLMYALTHP, from the coding sequence GTGAGACCCCTGTGCGCCGCCTTGCTGACGTGGGCCTGCGTGCTCCTGCTGGGAGCCGTCCCGGACGCCTGCGGCTCCGAGTCGCTGGGCCGGGTGCGCATCGCGCGGCTGCACTACGACGGCGGGGGCGACTGGTACTGCGATCCGAGCAGCCTGCCCAACTGGCTCGAGACGTTCCAGCAGCGCACCGGCGTGCCCACGGCCGACACCGATGCCGTGGTGACCCTCGACAGCGAGGATCTCCACCGCTACCCCTTCCTGTACGTGTCGGGCCACGGGCGCATCGCCCTGGACGACGCCGACCGCCGCACCCTGCGCCGCTACCTCGACGCCGGCGGCTTCCTCTACGCCGACGACAACTACGGTCTGGACCCGTCGTTCCGGCGGCTGGTGGCCGAGCTCTATCCCGAAGAGGAGCTGGTGCCCCTCGGGAGCGACCACCCGATCTACAGTTCGTTTTATGTCCTGCCCGGATTGCCGAAGATCCACCAGCACGACGGGGAACCCGCCCAGGGCTACGGCGTATCGAGGAACGGTCGGCTGGTCCTGTTCTACAGCTGGTCGTCGGACATCGGCGACGGGCTCGAGGACCCCGACGTGCACGGCGACCCGCCCGAGGTCCGGGAGGCCGCCGCGCGCATGGCCGTCAACGTCCTGATGTACGCCCTGACCCATCCCTGA